Proteins from one Arsenophonus apicola genomic window:
- a CDS encoding MASE1 domain-containing protein — protein MIGLVKISSHIRWFTFLSWTLIYFISAVISKEVQVPYDESLVVVWFPAGVSIVAFLISPVRAWPAFLLLFSLVNWYLEPFDIVSSAMSMISAVSLLISPLLIASIVRYLAQYQSPLNTIITWIIISAVVCAIDNWLSVLLLGSLDEKINLDDFLTSWLADMSGIYFAVAMLLGLVQPQSLKRLNSIKKILLTLCWLILLAISSWLIFSDQITGLKGYINYHYGSALNIILACIPIIFIILLILFLQDFGRGIGLLVLGTIVIFYCEQGYGPFFLPGLLREEPLLLAQTYLSVIAIFMLLLSLLAASQLERTIKQASKSLIRYQLFIYENKIKFDPQIKLITSLPVKSDVHHILQAIEISAHEMLKEHWSLVSSYHGIPVSFQLKGLDGAWLNVRDRILITIADKTNPMLLGEWEILSKSKVDL, from the coding sequence ATGATAGGACTGGTGAAAATTTCCAGTCATATTAGGTGGTTTACATTCCTCAGTTGGACATTAATTTATTTTATTTCGGCTGTTATTTCTAAGGAAGTACAAGTACCGTATGATGAATCGCTAGTTGTGGTATGGTTTCCTGCTGGTGTGAGTATTGTGGCGTTTTTAATATCACCAGTCCGTGCTTGGCCGGCTTTTTTGCTTTTATTTAGTTTGGTCAATTGGTATCTGGAGCCATTCGATATTGTCTCTTCTGCGATGAGCATGATTAGTGCAGTTAGTTTACTTATTTCTCCATTATTAATTGCTTCTATTGTAAGATATTTAGCACAATATCAATCGCCATTAAATACCATTATAACTTGGATTATAATTTCAGCAGTAGTATGTGCTATCGATAATTGGTTGAGTGTCCTGTTGTTGGGATCTCTTGATGAGAAGATCAATTTAGATGATTTTCTTACCAGTTGGCTGGCCGATATGTCAGGTATCTATTTTGCCGTCGCTATGTTATTAGGTTTAGTACAACCACAATCATTAAAGCGACTTAACAGTATTAAAAAAATATTATTAACATTATGTTGGTTAATATTGCTGGCAATCAGTAGCTGGTTAATTTTTTCTGATCAGATCACAGGGCTGAAAGGTTATATTAATTATCATTATGGTTCAGCATTAAATATTATATTGGCTTGCATACCCATTATTTTTATTATTCTTTTGATCCTGTTTTTGCAAGATTTTGGTCGAGGAATTGGATTATTAGTGTTGGGAACCATTGTTATTTTCTATTGTGAACAGGGCTATGGACCTTTCTTTTTGCCTGGTTTATTAAGAGAAGAGCCTCTATTACTTGCTCAAACTTACCTGTCCGTTATTGCCATTTTTATGTTGCTACTTTCATTGCTTGCTGCATCTCAATTAGAAAGAACGATAAAACAAGCATCAAAATCCCTTATTCGTTACCAACTATTTATTTACGAAAACAAAATAAAATTTGATCCACAAATTAAATTAATCACATCGTTACCGGTGAAAAGTGATGTTCACCATATATTACAAGCGATTGAAATTTCAGCCCATGAAATGTTAAAAGAGCATTGGTCATTAGTAAGCTCTTATCATGGTATTCCGGTTAGTTTTCAGTTAAAGGGGTTAGATGGGGCATGGCTCAATGTGCGTGATCGAATATTAATTACTATTGCTGATAAAACCAATCCAATGCTATTAGGTGAATGGGAAATTCTTTCAAAATCAAAGGTTGATTTATAA
- a CDS encoding MFS transporter, producing MLQIACLLIGKKFMHQQAIWLLIGGLLWALLGLVIFCDEVAQTRYIPVVWISIFTLIESLITLSVANSGIGSQKFILFLKGGLFFLVSVSLLIDDNYSHLILSIVLGFNYLLLAIFSIVSALVVRHRLWKRTIWLGGCYLFFAMVILFPYPLSYQSTFPIVLAVLLMHSGISAIRFASKLRVIRHGQTIFTLMADSALSQREFEQQEINIDVVMPLTPEQQTNINLSHTSPLTVHIWTPEGSADLPPRPRPVINRYIAAVDGNGVISTGHAALEIRHQIYISLYPIDDIDRSPSEFLNKLKATAENNVAGEFQPDYDTEVSQWCRSDFQIHFYHYNAVTLAIFWQKYRQRALYNLTYRNCSSSVAYALEAALEGVLADKSNNFLTLVKLLLAPELWVASQIRQRAISMAWTPGLVMDYSRALNALVHPTPYCWYQRFLRIFHSS from the coding sequence ATGTTGCAAATTGCTTGTTTACTGATAGGTAAAAAATTTATGCACCAGCAGGCGATTTGGTTGCTAATTGGTGGGTTATTATGGGCTTTATTGGGCTTAGTGATATTTTGTGATGAAGTAGCACAAACGCGTTATATTCCGGTGGTCTGGATAAGTATATTCACATTAATAGAGAGTTTAATTACCTTAAGTGTTGCCAATAGTGGCATTGGCAGCCAAAAATTTATTCTTTTTCTCAAAGGTGGATTATTTTTTCTGGTATCTGTTTCTCTTTTAATTGATGATAATTATAGCCATTTGATTTTATCAATAGTGTTAGGCTTTAATTATTTATTGCTTGCTATATTTAGCATTGTGTCTGCTTTAGTGGTTCGGCATCGTCTATGGAAACGTACTATTTGGTTAGGTGGATGTTATTTATTCTTTGCTATGGTGATCTTATTTCCTTATCCGCTTAGTTATCAATCGACATTTCCAATCGTTTTGGCTGTGTTATTAATGCATAGTGGAATATCTGCCATCCGTTTCGCCAGTAAATTACGGGTTATTCGACATGGCCAAACGATATTTACTTTAATGGCTGATAGCGCATTATCACAAAGAGAATTTGAACAGCAAGAAATTAACATAGATGTAGTTATGCCATTGACGCCAGAGCAGCAAACGAATATCAATCTGTCTCATACTTCACCGCTCACGGTGCATATTTGGACGCCAGAAGGCTCGGCTGATTTACCGCCCAGACCTCGCCCCGTAATTAATCGTTACATTGCCGCTGTTGATGGTAATGGTGTTATTTCTACTGGTCACGCGGCATTGGAGATCAGACATCAGATTTATATTAGCTTATATCCAATCGATGATATTGATCGTTCTCCTTCCGAATTTTTAAATAAATTAAAAGCTACCGCAGAAAATAATGTTGCTGGTGAATTTCAGCCTGATTATGACACTGAAGTTTCACAGTGGTGTCGCTCCGATTTTCAGATCCATTTTTATCATTATAACGCGGTTACTTTGGCAATTTTTTGGCAAAAGTATCGGCAAAGAGCGCTTTATAATTTAACTTACCGCAATTGCTCTAGTAGTGTGGCTTATGCGCTAGAAGCTGCGTTAGAGGGGGTACTGGCTGATAAAAGCAACAATTTTTTAACGCTGGTGAAATTATTGTTGGCGCCAGAATTATGGGTTGCATCGCAAATTCGCCAGCGAGCGATATCCATGGCGTGGACGCCGGGATTAGTTATGGATTATTCTCGCGCCTTGAATGCATTAGTACATCCTACACCATATTGCTGGTATCAACGTTTTTTACGTATTTTTCATTCTAGTTGA
- the potA gene encoding spermidine/putrescine ABC transporter ATP-binding protein PotA has translation MTETTSLTPLIELKSLTKGFDGKNIISQFNLTINDGQFLTILGPSGCGKTTILRLIAGLEHVDNGHIFLEGQDITDIPAEQRHVNTVFQSYALFPHMSVFDNVAFGLRMQKKSFQEIKPRVEEVLRMVQLEDFAKRYPHQLSGGQQQRVAIARAVINKPKVLLLDESLSALDYNLRKKMQSELKSLQRQLGITFIYVTHDQEEALAMSDRILVMRDGHIEQDASPREIYEEPKNLFVARFIGEINIFDAIALHRIDEQRIRANVEGYECDIYTKLAVSEGQPLKVLLRPEDLRVKEIDDEQQPTGLIGHVRERNYKGMMLDTEVEMSNGKRVMVSEFFNEDDPDVDHSLAQKIAVTWVESWEVVLLDEE, from the coding sequence ATGACTGAGACAACCTCTCTTACACCATTAATCGAATTAAAATCCTTAACTAAAGGTTTCGATGGCAAAAATATTATTTCACAGTTTAATCTTACGATTAATGATGGTCAATTTCTTACTATATTAGGTCCCTCAGGATGTGGTAAAACGACTATTTTGCGGTTAATTGCTGGATTAGAGCACGTTGATAATGGGCATATTTTCCTTGAAGGTCAGGATATTACGGATATTCCGGCTGAACAGCGTCATGTAAACACTGTCTTTCAAAGTTATGCCTTATTCCCCCATATGTCGGTATTTGATAATGTTGCGTTTGGTTTACGTATGCAGAAAAAATCTTTTCAAGAGATAAAACCGAGAGTGGAAGAAGTGCTACGTATGGTGCAGTTAGAAGATTTCGCCAAGAGATATCCACATCAGTTATCGGGTGGACAGCAGCAAAGAGTGGCAATTGCCCGTGCAGTTATCAATAAACCTAAAGTTCTTTTATTAGATGAGTCCTTATCGGCGCTGGATTATAATTTGCGTAAAAAGATGCAAAGTGAATTAAAATCCTTACAACGTCAGTTAGGGATCACTTTTATTTATGTCACTCACGATCAAGAAGAAGCGTTAGCCATGTCTGATCGTATCTTAGTTATGCGAGATGGGCATATTGAACAAGATGCATCGCCCCGTGAAATATACGAAGAACCAAAGAATTTATTCGTTGCACGGTTTATCGGCGAAATTAATATTTTTGATGCGATTGCTTTACATCGTATCGATGAACAGCGTATTAGAGCCAATGTTGAAGGCTATGAGTGTGATATTTACACCAAGCTTGCTGTATCAGAAGGTCAGCCATTAAAAGTTTTATTGCGGCCAGAGGATTTACGCGTTAAAGAGATAGACGACGAACAACAGCCAACCGGACTAATTGGACATGTACGTGAACGCAACTATAAAGGTATGATGCTTGATACTGAAGTAGAAATGAGCAATGGTAAGCGGGTGATGGTGAGTGAATTTTTCAATGAAGATGATCCGGATGTAGACCACTCGTTGGCACAAAAAATTGCCGTGACATGGGTAGAAAGTTGGGAGGTCGTCCTTCTCGATGAAGAATAA
- the potB gene encoding spermidine/putrescine ABC transporter permease PotB yields the protein MKNNRKFFQNVIVIGLVSWLLLFAFLPNLMIIITSFLTRDDANLVDMVFTLDNYTRLFDPLYVEVMFHSLNMAIIATLCCLVIGYPFAFLLTRLSPKLQPLMLFLLIVPFWTNSLIRIYGLKIFLSTRGYLNDFLLWIGLIDKPIRIMYTQEAVILGLVYILLPFMVMPLYSSIEKLDKSCLEAARDLGANKFQTFLRIIVPLTMPGIIAGCLLVLLPAMGLFYVADLMGGAKNLLIGNVIKSQFLNLRDWPFGAATSIVLTIAMGLLLYVYYRAANLLNKKMDLA from the coding sequence ATGAAGAATAATCGTAAATTTTTTCAAAATGTTATCGTTATTGGGTTGGTTTCATGGTTGCTATTGTTTGCCTTCTTACCAAATTTAATGATCATTATTACCAGTTTTTTGACCCGTGATGATGCAAATTTAGTCGACATGGTTTTTACTCTCGATAATTATACCCGGCTATTTGATCCCTTATACGTGGAGGTGATGTTCCACTCACTAAATATGGCAATTATTGCCACATTATGTTGTTTAGTCATTGGCTATCCATTTGCATTTCTTCTGACGCGATTATCGCCAAAATTACAGCCATTAATGTTATTTTTATTGATTGTACCATTTTGGACTAATTCACTTATTCGTATTTATGGGTTGAAGATTTTTTTGAGTACCCGCGGCTATTTAAATGACTTTTTGCTCTGGATTGGGTTGATAGATAAACCTATTCGTATCATGTATACGCAAGAAGCCGTCATTTTGGGATTGGTTTATATTTTGTTACCATTTATGGTGATGCCGCTTTATTCAAGTATTGAAAAATTGGATAAATCCTGTCTTGAAGCTGCACGGGATCTTGGCGCTAACAAATTTCAGACTTTTTTACGCATTATAGTGCCGTTAACTATGCCAGGTATAATAGCGGGATGCTTATTAGTGCTATTACCTGCAATGGGATTGTTTTATGTAGCGGATTTGATGGGCGGGGCAAAGAATTTATTAATTGGTAACGTTATCAAGAGCCAATTTCTTAATTTGCGCGATTGGCCTTTTGGCGCAGCCACTAGTATTGTATTAACTATTGCGATGGGTCTACTACTCTATGTTTATTATCGTGCTGCAAATTTGCTGAATAAAAAGATGGATTTGGCATGA